The following DNA comes from Romeriopsis navalis LEGE 11480.
TTGAGCCAGAAGCTGGGTTCTTCTTTGAATTGCACCCGAATGGCATCGGCTAAGTCGGGTGGTCCTAGGGTATAGACCTGGTTGTGATACAGCGTCGTGGATCGTAGGCGGCGTTTGCCTTTATAAATCCCATTGGTGGAGTTCTCATCGCGTAGCCGAAAGCGGGTCCGAGGCAGTAGGCCCAAAAACCAGCGATCACCCCGATCCCGCGTAATCGACGCATGGGTCTGACTGACTAATGAATTCCGAATCACAATGTCACAGGACTGTGAACTGCGTCCCATTAAGTAGCGATCGCCCAGCAATGGATAGACTTCGGCTTTCGCTGCCTCCGGCAACTGCACCCACACCTCAGCAACTTTGGCATTAGGTTTGAGTTGGAGTTGTGAGAATTTAACCTTGGTCGGCACCCCCTGAAGCAAGTTCGTCAGGCTGGTGAGGATGGTTTTGCGGGGTGGGCGCGGGGAATTCATAGACGCAAAGACTCAAGGAACAGACAATATGAGCTAAATCGGTGAACTAGCGTTCACTACAATCACGCGCCCACATTTTCCGGTGCATTGCCTATTTTACCGATCGAAGTCGATTTACTGGGATGATTTTGGGTGGGAGTTTACAGTTCGCAGTTTTCTTGCCACAGCGGATGGGCGCAGTCAGCGGGTCTGGCGGTGTTGGCGAAACCAGGCTTGTAACTGTTCGCGGCAGGATTCGGCGAGAATGCCGCCATATACGGTGAGTTTGTGATTGGACGCGGGGCCATCGGGGAGATTCAGGACCGATCGCACCGCACCGGCCTTTTGGTCGTCTGCCCCATAAACTAATGTGCCTAATCGGGACAGCACCAGGGCTCCAGAACACATCGGGCAGGGTTCGAGGGTGACATAGAGCGTGCAGTCGTTGAGATGCCAGTTACCGCGTTGTATTCCGGCTTGCCGCAGGGCGAGAACTTCCGCATGGGCCGTGGGGTCTTGGTCTTGTTCGCGGCGGTTGGCGGCTTCGGCCAGTACCTGGTTATGCCCATCCACAATTACTGCACCCACGGGCACATCGCCAACTTCACCGGCTGCTTCCGCCAGTTCGAGTGCCCGCAGCATCCAATGGCGATGTCGCAGGTATTCCGGGTGATCAAGTGCGGGTGGGGGAATGGAATAGGGCAAGGTTTGAGGCTGATTTGGGATCTGAAGCCTGTAAAGCCTACGGCTTATCCGATCGGCCCTTGGATTATCGCATTGGGTCTGACAAATATGCTTAAGTTAAATTTGATGATTTGCCAGGGCCCCCGATGCTAGAGAGTATTCTGTGGATTGTGTTGATGGGTTTTTTTGTTGGGCAGATTGCCCGGCGGTTGAAAGCTCCGGCGCTGGCGGGCATGATTCTTGTGGGTCTGATGCTTGGTCCACAGGTGAGCCAGGTGATTGCCCCTTCAGTTCTCGAATCAGCGGATGATTTAAGGACGATCGCCGTCATGGTCATTCTGATGAAGGCGGGGTTGGGGCTCGATCGTGACAAACTCGACCAGCAAGGGAATGTCGCTTTGCGTTTAGGATTTCTGCCAGCGACTTTTGAGGCAATCACGGTAGCATTAGTTTCGATGTGGCTATTTCAGTTTAACTTCGCTACAGGGTTGTTACTCGGCTGTATCATCGGTGCCGAATCACCGGCGGTGATTGTTCCAGGAATGCTGCGGCTCAAAAGTCTGGGCTGGGGTGTAAAAAAGGGGATTCCCGATGCGATTCTAACGGGCAGTGCGCTATCAGATGTCTTGCTACTGTTGGTGTTTAGCTTGCTGCTGACGTTTCTGGCCCAAGGGACAATGCAGGGTGTGACGATCGGCGCCCTCACATTTACCAGGCTGCAATTGCTCCCGTTCCAAATCATCATCCAAATCGGTTTGGGGATGCTGGTCGGCTGGCTGACGGCCAAGGGATTGGTCGCTGTTTTACGCAAACAAAACTGGACCCAGAATACCGTCCAGGATTCCCTCGTTAGTGCTGGGATTGCGCTGCTGGTTGTGGTGCTGGCCAAACATCTGCCCATCTTTTCCGGCTACTTAGCGGTAATGGCGGCTGGTTTCTTTGTTACGACTTTGGATGCACCGTTGTCGCGGCGATTGCGGCAGGGGTTTGATTCGTTGTGGACGATCGCCCAGATTTTTCTGTTTGTGCTGCTGGGGGCAAATATTCAGCTGGATGTTTTGGAAAATCAGTTTTTGCCGGGGCTATTGCTGCTGGCGATCGGCACCCTAGGCGGCAGAATGTGCGGCTGGTATCTCGCGACACTGGGGAGCAATTGGAACTGGAAGGAAAAGCTGTTTTTGCTGCCGGGAAATTCGGCAAAAGCGACGGTGCAGGCAGCGATCGGGGCGATTCCTCTAGCCCAAGGCATCGCGGGTGGGGAAACAATTTTGGCGATTGCGGTACTGTCGATTCTGGTCACGGCACCCTTGGGGGCTTGGGCCATTCCCACGTTTGCGCCGAGGCTCTTAGAACAAGGTGAAGTGGACCCAACTAAAGTCGTAGTGGAACGTCAGATAAAAATATTGGCGGCGATCGATGATTCGCCCTTGAGCAAAAAGGTTTTGGCGAAGGCCGCAGAGTTAGCGCGACGGGGGGATGCTGAGGTGATTGTATTGCATGTCGATCGAGCGGAGAATCCCCAAATCATTGGACAACTGCAAATTCAGGCGCAAACCGTTTTAGCCGATATTCGGCATAAATTTATTACAGATACAGGAGCAGTTGCGGAAGCAATCTTGGCAACGGCTCAGCAATCCGAAATTGATGAGTTAGTCATTGGTAAACGGGGTGGCTTTGGACAGTTTCTGGTGGGTTCGGTGTCGCAGGCCGTATTGGAGGCAAGTACGATTCCGGTGGTGATTGTGGAATAGGGGGGATCGGTGGATTGCATGGGTTACGATCCCCCTAAATCCCCCTTCAAAAGGGGGACTTTGATATTTACTCCCCCCTTTTGAAGGGGGGCTGGGGGGGATCACAATTCTGTAACAAACCCACTATTCCTCAACCCGACGCCGCGATGCTTTAAGTTGACTGCGTTTCGCCTTATTATCTAACCGCTTGCGCTTGGCCCCTTTTGACGGTTTTGTGGGTTTGCGTTTGGGTTGTGTGACGGTGATGCTTTTGATTAATTCTTTGAGCCGATCGAGGGCGTCCTGTTTATTCAGGGTTTGGGTGCGCTGGTTTTGGGCTTTGATGATGATCACGCCATCTTTAGTGATGCGACGATCACGTAAGTTCAGCAGGCGTTCTTTGAACAAAGGATTCAGCGATGATGCCCGAATATCAAACCGGAGATGAATTGCTGTTTCGACTTTGTTGACGTTCTGCCCCCCGGCTCCCTGAGATCGCGCTGCACTGAGTTCGATTTCACTCAGCGGAATTGATGTGCGGTTGGTGATTTGCAGCTCAGACATACGGGGGGACTCTCAAACTCTTCGGCCAGGAATTAGGTTCAAGATAACTCGATCATACGGTGATTGCCCATATCCACACCATTGTCAGACCTCAAACATTCTGACATGATGCAAACTCTAGGACACTGACTCTCGCCTCAACCATGCAATTTCTCCAGCCGATCAAAGCCACACTGGCTGAACCCCAATGTCACAGCACCGCCCTGCGAGTTGCGATCGTCGTTGGTTCTATTCTTTTCACCATCAACCACGGCGATGCGATCGTCAGCGGCAAAATGACCCAAAGACGCTGGATTTCCGGCCTGCTCACCTACTGCGTCCCCTACTGCGTCAGCCTCCACGGCCAAAGCACCTGCTTCCGCAAGCCTTAAGCCGTCAACCAGCCAAACACCTCCCCCAACGTCAATGCCAATCCTGCTGCAAATTCAGGCACCGGTAAAACCGTTTCGGATGCTTCAAACACTTGCACAGATCGCTGCTCGTCATACACCAGAATCAACTGTTCTTCGGGGTCAATTAGCCAACCCATCACCGTACCGTGGGCCAAACAATGCAAAATATTTTGCGTTACCTTCGTCGAACTTTGACCCGGTGATAGGATTTCGTTCGCGTAGCGTTTCTGAAAGAAAATCGTCCAATCCGGCGCTAAATCAAACGTATTGGACACTTCCCCATTCGCGTCGCGTGGAATCTTCGACTCCTGAAAAACCACAATATCCGGCACGATCGACCGATCTCCAAAGGTACATCGCAACTCGGGAATCGCTTGGGCCAAACGCGTCGGTTTAAACGCAACCGTCAAAGCAAAGCACAAATCGCGTTGCAGAATACTGTGCTTTCCTTGAGGCATGGGCTTCTGAATCACCGCTCCATCGACGTATTCACTCGCAGGCTTCGTCTCTGGCAATTCCAGAAATTCCGCCAATGTCACTGGTTTAGTGGGAGTTTGTACCATAGGGTCGATTTCTCCGATAAGACGATGCACTTAAGCACCGAACGCCAAGCTAAGTGGATCACCGATATTGAATAATTGTATCGCGTCTATCATCTGCTACCGCCATCATGGCCCGGCCATCTGGCCCCGTCAAACCAGCAAATCGAAGTCAGACTTGACCCCAGCTTCTATCCATTTCACCACACCCAATAAACGCATCAACTCCATGATCCATCCGAAGATTGATCACGCCCAAAATTAGCCATTTGGCACATGCCTCATGGCTAACATATGCGCCGCTTACAATACCTTCACATGCTTTTTGCTAGGGTTGGTTTGTGATCCCGTTTGCGACCATGAACCATTCCACAAACCTGCTTTATCACCGTTACCGCTTCATAGCTTTAGTGGTATACATCGCTGTCCTCGTAACCGGGATAGCCGATTGGTTATATGGTGGTCTCGGTCCACGATCGCTCGTGATTGCCCCCGACTTCGATCGTTTTTGCATTTTTGCGCTATCGGTATTGCTGCTGATTGTTATCGAACTCCTATCCTTGGGACAAGCCGACTTCGATAAACGTCAACCAGGCCGATTATTGCCTTTTTTGCTGCGATTATGCTTGTTTGTGAGTGCTTGTGCCGTTACTGATTTATTTTACTCCCCAATCCTCTTTCTGCCGATTCTGTTGTATTGCCACTTCGCCGTTAGTAAACGCTTGAGCTATGGCATCGCCATCTGCGGCGTCGTCACATTGTTCGGGCTAAGTGTCGCTAATATTGGCGGTATCAGTGCGAAACCGCCGCCACCACCTGTCACCAATCATATGCGGCCCCCGAGCAAGCCAATCGGTGGCTTAATCGATCGGAGCGCAGGAGCCTTAATTACCGTCCTATTCACCCTGCTACTCGCACGGGCCATGTCACAGGCTACTGCCGCTCAGCAAAAACTCACCGACTTACTGAGCAACCTCGAAGCCTCCCATACGCAGCTACAAAGCTATGCCACTCAAGTTGCGGATCTCGCCGCCTCAGAAGAACGCAACCGGCTCGCACGGAATATCCACGATAGCTTGGGGCACCACCTGGCGGCCATTAGTATCCAACTTGCCAAAGCGCACGCTTACCGCGATCGCGATCCGATCCGGGCCAATGAAGCCATCACCTATGCCCAACATACGGTTCAAGATGCCTTAAAAGATGTGCGCGAATCCGTCAGCAGTTTGCGCCAAAACGGTGATGCCTTTGCCTTTCACACCGCACTCCAAGATCTGCTCCAGCGGATGGAGCATAGTGATCTGATATTGACCCTCCACCAAACGGGCGATAGCTCACACTACGGCCAGCTCAAGCTACTGATTTTGTACCGAGTGATTCAAGAAGGGCTGACGAATGTGCATAAACACGCCAAAGCCAGTCATGTCATGATCATTCTGCATTTTGGGCCGCACTTCGCCCATCTCGAACTCGCCGATAATGGCGTGGGATTTAACGTGTCGGTTTGGCAAGAGCACGCTCATGAACCATCGACCTATGGCCTGATCGGCTTAAAGGAACGCTTGACTTTGGTGGGTGGTAGTCTTGAGATCAGCAGTCAGTCCACCGGTACAAAACTCAAAGTTAAGCTACCGCAGACGAATCAACCGGTTAGCTTTAGTCCTACCCCAGCCTATGACCACCAATAACATCCGAATTTTGCTCGTCGATGATCAATATCTGATTCGCGAAGGGATTGCTTCTTTGCTCGAACTGGAGGATGGCATCGAAGTTGTGGGACTGGCCGACAATGGCCAATCGGCGATCGCCCAAGCCCTGAAACTCAAGCCGTCGATCGTCCTGATGGATGTACGGATGCCAGAGATGAACGGGGTGGCCGCTACCGCCAAGATTCGCAAAGCCTTGCCGACCTGCCAAGTCCTGATGCTGACTACATTTGACGATGAAGAATTTATTGTGCAGTCGCTGTTGGCGGGGGCCTGCGGGTATCTGATGAAAGATATTCCGTCCAAAGACTTGGCTCAAGCGATCAAACTCGCCCACGCCGGGGTCTTTCAACTCGCACCAGAGGTGGCTGGTAAACTTGTCGGACAACTGCGTCAGCCACCGGGTAGCCAAACCAAGCCCCCCGCTGATCCAGCATTAACGACCCGAGAATTAGAGATCCTCAACCACCTGGCCAAAGGCGCAACTAATAAAGAAATTGCCCAGGATATGCATGTCAGCGAGGGCACTGTCAAAAATCATGTCTCCCACATTTTGACCAAACTCGACCTGCGCGATCGCACCCAAGCGGCAGTCTATGCCGTCGAGCACCATTTGGAGTAAATCGATTGCTAGCTCACATGAACTAAGCCATGCCAAATGGCTAATTGAATATGGCTGATTGGCACATGCGACCTCTGATGGGATTACTTTACATTCAAGCCAGTTTGTCACCCGCTCAGATTCAGCAAAGATTTTACGCGGGCAAATCTTTGCAGTTGCCTGCGTAAAATCGCTGTCTAAACTTCCGTTCTCGTGAGTTTTAGCAGTACCACTCGAATCATCGCTGCCAGCCAAAGATGGTGTTCCACGCAAAGATGATGTTAACGATCGCATCAGTTACGCATGTCCGGGATAAAAATGAATTACACATATCGACGCCTCATTCCATTGACCTTGGGTCTCCTCTCCTCATTTGCCGCATCATGCACATCGACTGGGGAATCAGCGCCCCCGCTCGCCGGATTGCCGACGAAACCTGAAATATCCGCGACCACTTCCAAACAATCCGTAGTTGCAGTTAATCCCGACTTTTTTATTCAGGCGAATTTAGCCAAGCCGATTCAGCAAGAAGATTGCACCCTCTCCGATGGCACTAAAACGTCGTGCTATAGCATTACGATCAATCCGACTCCCCAAGAGCACAAAATGGGGCCGTGGTGCCCCACTCATGTCAAAGATGGCAAAGACAAGGGGGGGCTGTGGTTTCGCGATGGGAAAATATACGATGTTGATGGGGCATTTATTGCCAATCTCGCCGATTTTTATGCTGACCCCGACTGGAAATTAGTCAATCCCGATGGCTCGATCCGCGTCACCAAAACCCAAGCAGCATTTGAAGCCGCCGCCCGCCCCGATGTCGATCCAAATTACAACAACTACTGCGTCGAGGGCCGTCCAGAATGGTACACAGTCCAAGCCAAAACTTATAAGATCCCTGTTACACCGATATATCAGAAAACGCCGACCCGCTTCGATCGTAATGGCGTTGGAGTGGCATTTAATGGGGTGAACTTTGATCCGCCTGCGCCGGTTGATGCGATATTGAACGCCCATACGCTAGCGCCCTTAGATGACAATGGTGGGCATATGAATCCGCATGCGGGTTATCACTATCATGCGGCAACGGGTCGAACCAAAGAAATCGCACAATCGGATAATCATGCCCCCATGATCGGTTATGCCCTGGATGGATTTGGCATTTATGCCTTGCTTGACCCAGACACAAAAGCGCCCACCGATTTGGATGAATCGCGGGGACATTCTGATGCGGTACGGGGCTATCACTACCACGCCGGAACGCCAGGGAGTAATGAAATTATTCGATCGTTTCGGGGAGCTGTCGTCAACTCTATGAGCGATCTGCCAGGTCAATCCGGCAGACCGGGTGCAGATGGACGGCCACCACGACCACGGTAGTGACATTGTGGCCGTCCCACCAATTGGTGGGACGGCCATATTTAGATGGCCATATTTAATTGTTTAACTGTTGCAGGACGGCCACAGATTTGATGTTTCAGCCATATCAGATGGCGCGTAAGATTTGCCGAAGTGATACTCCGTCCGCTTGCGGCGGCGACGTTTTATCCAGCTTTGGATCACCACCAAAATGCCCCGAAATATGAACAGTCAGATATCGAGTAGCGGTAAATTAGCGGGTATCGGTTTCCGTGGTTTTATCTCGACGCAAAGAGTGTTGACCATCACCACACCGGGCTTCGCCTCAGTGAAGCAAATTATTGCCGAAGCGCGGGAGCGGCGGGAACTGATTGATGCCACCCACGGCCGGCGGATCAAGAGTGTCATTATCATGGATTCGGGCCACGTCATCCTGTCCGCCACTCCGCCCAAAAAAGTTGCTTAGCAAGTGAGAGCGAATTCAGCATCGGTAGGTTCAGATAAGGCGATCGTGCCCCCCTCAAACCACCTGAAATTCCCAATTAACACCAGAAAATCGCCCCAGCGACGCAGGCATCACCGATACTAGTAACGGTATTCGGTTCCGCCTTAATCTCCATGTCCCAGCTTCAAATCCTTGCCCAATTCCTTTCCGGCGTTTACGACAATCGCGAACAAGCCTTGGCCGAACCGATTTGGTATGTCCATCTGCGCTGCTGGATTCGCCCGACACCATGCTTTCGGGATGACAGCATTACCCTGTTCGTCGAACAAGCCAACATCCTCAATCCCGAACAGCCCTACCGCCAACGGCTCATGCGGCTACGGGAAACAAAGGGCCAACTGACCGCTCAGTTCTACAGTTTCCAAACCCCCAGCAGCGTGCTTGGCTATGGCCAAGATCCAAGCAAATTGGCCGAAATCCTCAATGCGCCGATCGACGAACTCCCGGGCTGTCAGCTAAATATTACGCAAATCGCGGACGATCGCTTCAGCGCCATGCCACCCGCCGACTGCATCTGTCAATTCACGTTCCCCGGTAAAGATGGTCAACTCCAAACTGGCCAAGTCGAACTCGGTTTCGAAGTGAGTCCGACCGAATTCCATAGCTATGACAAAGGCATCAATCCCACAACCCAAAAACCGATCTGGGGTGCGCTGATGGGGCCCTATCGCTATACCAAACGGCAAGTCTATTCACTACTGGACTGACGCTGCTGCCCTCCACTAACGATGGCGTGATCGCTTCTCAACAGCATAAAGCAGGGTATCAACACCAACATGACACCCTGCTCAAAGCATATTGAATTGAGTCAAATCAATCTGAGTCGGCTTTAAGCAGCGCCTTGAGTCGCACCGGCCAGCGCTTCCTCTTCCGAATCATATATTTCAAACACCGAATCCATCATCGTCACCTCAAATACGAGACGCGCTTCTGGATGCACATTACAAATACGGAAGCTACCGCGTGCCTTATCAGCATCGCGCATTCCCGCGACCAGAGAAGTCAAACCAGAACTATCAATAAAGTTAACCTGGCCCAAGTTCACCACAATGTGGCGACTTTGCTTCGCGATACATTCTTGCAACTTCAACCGAAACTGCCAAGCAGTAGTAATGTCTAAGCGTCCTGTCGGGGTCAAGACAATCACACCATTACCATCACTGTTGGTATATTCCTGCTGTTCCATGAGAATTGACCCTTGTCCTACGTCAATCACGGCTTCACCTACGACGGAATCTTTCAAAATCTGTAACTGATCTAGTTATGCCCAAGAAGACACACCTGTTCAACAAATCGTGTGAGCATTTCTTTGAAAATAGCCAGAACTCAAGACTGGATGTACTCTGGCCTTAGCCTAATCAAGACCGCATAACAATGCCGATAATTAGAAACACCGGATCGGCATGATCTTGATCACACGTGTGCCCAAAGAAAAATCCGCACCCTCAGGCACGGATTCTTCCCGAAATTTCTACTGGCTTAAACCTGACCGTGATTTATTCCGGCTTCCAGTTTGCCCAATCTTGGGGCTTGAGAAAGACATCGTATAACTTCGCTTCGGGTGTACCTGGCTCCGGTGTATAGGCATATTCCCAACGCACCAACGGTGGCAAGGACATCAAGATCGATTCGGTGCGACCATTGGTCTGCAAACCAAAGATAGTGCCCCGATCGTAGACCAGGTTAAATTCGACATAGCGGCCCCGACGATAGAGCTGGAAGTTGCGCTCGCGATCGCCATACTCGGTATCCTTCCGCTTCGCAACGATCGGTAAGTAGGAAGGTAAGAACGCGGCTCCACAATCCTGCACAAAGGCGAAAATATCATCCCAAGAGCGATTTTCCACCGGGCCAACTTTTTCGGAATACTTCGCGGCGGGCGTATCAAGGGGTGAACCCGGATACATCATCGGATACAGCACACCGCTCGTATCTTGGTAATCAAAGAAAAGACCACCGACACCGCGCGTCTCATCGCGGTGCTGCAAATAGAAATACTCATCACACCAGCGTTTGAAGGTGTTGTAATACTCCGGATGATGCTTATCGCAAGCGCCTTTCAAAGTGTTGTGGAACTGGGCCACATCCTCTTCAAACGGATAATACGGGGTCAGGTCGATACCACCACCAAACCACCAAACCGGACCGGCCTCAAAGTAGCGGTAATTCAAATGCACCGTTGGCACGTAGGGATTCTTCGGGTGTAGCACCATCGAAGTCCCGGTCGCGTAAAACCGATGACCCGCCGCTTCGGGGCGCTGCTTCAGAATCGACGGGGGCAGCTTGTCACCCCAGACCTCGGAAAAGTTGACGCCACCTTGCTCAAAGACTTTGCCATCACGCATGACGCGCGATCGGCCACCACCGCCCTCCGGACGCTCCCAAGCATCCTGCTTAAACTCGGCTGCGCCATCGGCCTCAGTCAACCCCTCGCAGACACTATCCTGAAACGACTGCAACCAAGCACTAACCCGCTCACGGGAGTCGCTGGGTGGCAAGGGTTGGGTTGCCTTCTTCGGAGTCTTTTCTGGCGCAGAAAACGTAGGGAATGCAGTCATATCGGATAAACAGCGTCTTTAGAAGTGGTCGTTTAGCAAAAACGTTTGGTTGGTGTTGGAAAAACCAAACAGCAAACCGCACAGATCAACAGGCTGGGAAAAACCGCCCTAATTACTGGCATCAGGCTCATAGCTCGGCCTACTGCTGTTAATAAACCTACCGTGAATTGACGATCCAACCAATGCGCCACCTGGCGGAATCACTCAAAATCCGGACAAAAAAACCGGCGAAATACTGATTGGCCAAACGTTTACCGCTTTGTTAAATTCTGCAACGAGACATTGTTACAAACCGACAATATTTCTCCAGGCGGAGGAATAATCGCCATGACGGCAAGGCTTTTCCCTGATGAAGTTTCAGCCCGATCCCTAAGCACGGCACCGGAACAAGCTAAAATTAAGCGATCCTAAATATTTGCTTAAAAAATCTGGTTATGCCTGCGACCCTCAGTGCTGAAAGCGTGCTTGAAGTCCTCAAGCCGGTCCAAGATCCCGAACTGCAAAAAAGTTTGGTGGATTTGAATATGATTCGCAATGTGGCGATCGCGGGTGGTAACGTCAGTTTCACCCTAGTTCTGACCACACCGGCTTGCCCGTTGCGCGAGTTCATCGTCGATGACTGCAAGAAAGCCGTGAACACACTGCCGGGGGTTGAGGATATCCAAGTTGAGGTTACAGCCGAAACGCCACAACAGAAGGATAGTCTGCCCGATCGCCAAGGCGTCCCAGGGGTGAAAAATATTATTGCCGTTTCCAGTGGCAAGGGCGGTGTGGGAAAAAGCACCGTTGCCGTCAATTTGGCCGTGGCGCTGGCCCAAGCGGGCGCAAAGGTAGGCATGATTGACGCCGATATCTACGGCCCGAATGCGCCGATGATGCTGGGCTTAGAAGGCACCCAAGTCAAAGTCGAGCAAGGTGCCCAGGGCGAAGTCCTGGAACCCGCTTTCAACCATGGGGTCAAATTAGTCTCGATGGGCTTTTTGATCGACAAAGACCAACCCGTGATTTGGCGCGGCCCGATGCTGAATGGCGTGATTCGCCAATTTCTCTATCAGGTCAACTGGGGCGAACTGGATTACATGATTGTCGATATGCCGCCGGGAACCGGTGATGCCCAGCTCACCCTGGCCCAAGCCGTACCGATGGCTGGGGCCGTGATTGTCACCACCCCCCAAAGTGTGGCCCTCTCCGATGCCCGTCGCGGATTAAAAATGTTCCAGCAGCTCGGAATTAACGTGCTTGGCATTGTAGAGAACATGAGTTACTTCACACCGCCCGATCTGCCCGATCGGCAATATGACATCTTTGGTTCCAAAGGTGGTGAGACCACGGCCCAAGAGCTGGGCTTACCCCTCCTCGGCTGTATTCCGCTGGAGATGCCCGTGCGCGAAGGTGGCGATCAAGGATTACCGATTGTTGTGGCGAATCCCGATGCCCCAGCGGCGCAGGCATTAACGGCGATTGCCCAGCAAATGGCGGCGAAAGTCTCGATCGCGGCGTTAACTGCTTAGTTCTTCTCGTTCTCGGGTTTGTCCCTTCTACCCTATGCTGTACCCAAAAACTTGGCCCAAGCTAAATCTGCGTCCCTTGCTACGTCCCTGGGAACAGGTTGATTGGTGGCTGGCCATTGCCGTTGTTGGCATGATCGCCCTTGCGGGTCTGATGATTCGGAGTACCGAGATTCAGGTGTTGCTGGAAAAAGAAGGCTGGATGCAGCAATGGCTGAGCGGCTATGGCTGGCAGCACTGGGTCACTGGTGGAGTGGGGCTATTGTTCGCGACTTGTTTGGCCCGGTTCCGTTATGAGCTGCTGATGCAGTGGAAATGGGTGCTATACGGCATCACGAATCTGGGGCTTGTCGCGGTAAAGCTCGTCGGTGAGTCGGAACTCGGTGCGCAGCGCTGGATTAATATTCTTGGCTTTAACGTACAGCCATCTGAGTTTGCCAAGCTCGCGGTGATTATTATGCTGGCCGGACTGCTGCATGAACGTCCGGCCACGTCGCTGTTATCGATGTTTCGGGCTTTAGCGATCGTCGCCTTGCCCTGGGCCTTGATTTTCTTTGAGCCAAACCTCGGCACCTCATTGGTTTTCGGTGCGATTACCTTGGGCATGCTCTACTGGGGCAATGCGAATCCAGGTTGGCTGTTGCTGATGCTGTCGCCAATTTTCTCGGCGATCGGCTATAACGTGCTTTCTGGGTTTGGCCTTGGCTATTTGGCGATTTGGGTCGTTTGGATTTTAGCTTTGGGGTTTATTGCCTGGCGGACATTACCGTGGCGACACTGGGCGG
Coding sequences within:
- a CDS encoding response regulator, whose protein sequence is MTTNNIRILLVDDQYLIREGIASLLELEDGIEVVGLADNGQSAIAQALKLKPSIVLMDVRMPEMNGVAATAKIRKALPTCQVLMLTTFDDEEFIVQSLLAGACGYLMKDIPSKDLAQAIKLAHAGVFQLAPEVAGKLVGQLRQPPGSQTKPPADPALTTRELEILNHLAKGATNKEIAQDMHVSEGTVKNHVSHILTKLDLRDRTQAAVYAVEHHLE
- the tadA gene encoding tRNA adenosine(34) deaminase TadA, producing the protein MPYSIPPPALDHPEYLRHRHWMLRALELAEAAGEVGDVPVGAVIVDGHNQVLAEAANRREQDQDPTAHAEVLALRQAGIQRGNWHLNDCTLYVTLEPCPMCSGALVLSRLGTLVYGADDQKAGAVRSVLNLPDGPASNHKLTVYGGILAESCREQLQAWFRQHRQTR
- a CDS encoding sensor histidine kinase gives rise to the protein MNHSTNLLYHRYRFIALVVYIAVLVTGIADWLYGGLGPRSLVIAPDFDRFCIFALSVLLLIVIELLSLGQADFDKRQPGRLLPFLLRLCLFVSACAVTDLFYSPILFLPILLYCHFAVSKRLSYGIAICGVVTLFGLSVANIGGISAKPPPPPVTNHMRPPSKPIGGLIDRSAGALITVLFTLLLARAMSQATAAQQKLTDLLSNLEASHTQLQSYATQVADLAASEERNRLARNIHDSLGHHLAAISIQLAKAHAYRDRDPIRANEAITYAQHTVQDALKDVRESVSSLRQNGDAFAFHTALQDLLQRMEHSDLILTLHQTGDSSHYGQLKLLILYRVIQEGLTNVHKHAKASHVMIILHFGPHFAHLELADNGVGFNVSVWQEHAHEPSTYGLIGLKERLTLVGGSLEISSQSTGTKLKVKLPQTNQPVSFSPTPAYDHQ
- a CDS encoding cation:proton antiporter, translated to MLESILWIVLMGFFVGQIARRLKAPALAGMILVGLMLGPQVSQVIAPSVLESADDLRTIAVMVILMKAGLGLDRDKLDQQGNVALRLGFLPATFEAITVALVSMWLFQFNFATGLLLGCIIGAESPAVIVPGMLRLKSLGWGVKKGIPDAILTGSALSDVLLLLVFSLLLTFLAQGTMQGVTIGALTFTRLQLLPFQIIIQIGLGMLVGWLTAKGLVAVLRKQNWTQNTVQDSLVSAGIALLVVVLAKHLPIFSGYLAVMAAGFFVTTLDAPLSRRLRQGFDSLWTIAQIFLFVLLGANIQLDVLENQFLPGLLLLAIGTLGGRMCGWYLATLGSNWNWKEKLFLLPGNSAKATVQAAIGAIPLAQGIAGGETILAIAVLSILVTAPLGAWAIPTFAPRLLEQGEVDPTKVVVERQIKILAAIDDSPLSKKVLAKAAELARRGDAEVIVLHVDRAENPQIIGQLQIQAQTVLADIRHKFITDTGAVAEAILATAQQSEIDELVIGKRGGFGQFLVGSVSQAVLEASTIPVVIVE
- the arfB gene encoding alternative ribosome rescue aminoacyl-tRNA hydrolase ArfB; amino-acid sequence: MQITNRTSIPLSEIELSAARSQGAGGQNVNKVETAIHLRFDIRASSLNPLFKERLLNLRDRRITKDGVIIIKAQNQRTQTLNKQDALDRLKELIKSITVTQPKRKPTKPSKGAKRKRLDNKAKRSQLKASRRRVEE
- a CDS encoding Uma2 family endonuclease, translating into MVQTPTKPVTLAEFLELPETKPASEYVDGAVIQKPMPQGKHSILQRDLCFALTVAFKPTRLAQAIPELRCTFGDRSIVPDIVVFQESKIPRDANGEVSNTFDLAPDWTIFFQKRYANEILSPGQSSTKVTQNILHCLAHGTVMGWLIDPEEQLILVYDEQRSVQVFEASETVLPVPEFAAGLALTLGEVFGWLTA
- a CDS encoding YHYH protein, which translates into the protein MNYTYRRLIPLTLGLLSSFAASCTSTGESAPPLAGLPTKPEISATTSKQSVVAVNPDFFIQANLAKPIQQEDCTLSDGTKTSCYSITINPTPQEHKMGPWCPTHVKDGKDKGGLWFRDGKIYDVDGAFIANLADFYADPDWKLVNPDGSIRVTKTQAAFEAAARPDVDPNYNNYCVEGRPEWYTVQAKTYKIPVTPIYQKTPTRFDRNGVGVAFNGVNFDPPAPVDAILNAHTLAPLDDNGGHMNPHAGYHYHAATGRTKEIAQSDNHAPMIGYALDGFGIYALLDPDTKAPTDLDESRGHSDAVRGYHYHAGTPGSNEIIRSFRGAVVNSMSDLPGQSGRPGADGRPPRPR
- the nrtS gene encoding nitrate/nitrite transporter NrtS; the encoded protein is MQFLQPIKATLAEPQCHSTALRVAIVVGSILFTINHGDAIVSGKMTQRRWISGLLTYCVPYCVSLHGQSTCFRKP